CGTCCTCGCCGCCGACCTGCACACCCGGCTCACCGCCCACGTCGCGGGCGCCGCCCGGCCGCCCGACCCCCGCTACGTCGGCGACGCCTGGCGCGCCCGGTGGCTGGCCCGCCTGGAGTCCCTGGAACCCCCCGTCGAGGCCTGGCTCGCCGCCGGGGACACGACCGTGCCCGTCTCCGTCCCCACCCTCGCGATCGCCGGCTGGGGCGACCCGTCCTGCTCCTTCGTCCTGCGCCTGCTCGCCACCTCCGAGACCGCCCGTGCCCTGCTCGGGCCCTGGCCGCACGGCCTGCCCGAGGACACCCTCCCCGAGACGCTCCGCTGGTGGGACCACTGGCTGCGCGACATCGACACCGGCGTCCTCAAGGAACCCGCCCTGCGCAGCTGGATCAGCACCCGCTGGGCCGGCGACGAGGTCTGGCCGTCCCCCGACGTCCGCGACATCCACTACGGCCTCGACGGGCCGCTGCAGACCGCGGGCACCGCCGCCGGCGACCGCTACGTCCACGTCCGCTCACCCCAGCACACCGGCCTCAACGCGGGCGCCTTCGTCCCGCTCGGCCGCCCCGCCGACCAGCCGCCGGACCAGCGCGAGGAGGACGGGCGCTCGGTCTGCTTCGACTCCCAGCCGCTGCCCGAGCCCGTCGAACTGCTCGGCATCCCGTCCGTCCGGCTCCGGCTGCGCGAGGAGGGGCCGGCGGCCCTGGTCGTCGCCCGGCTCTGCGCCGTCGGGCCGGACGGGACGTCGGCGCTGGTCACCCGGGGGGTGCTGGCGGCCTCGAACACCCCGGACGTCACCGTCGAGCTGGCCGCCTGCGCCTTCACCGTCCCGGCCGGGCACCGGCTGCGGCTCGCCCTCTCCTCCGTCTACTGGCCGTGGGTGTGGCCCGCCGCCGACACCGCCGGGTACGCGCTCGACCCCTCCCACAGCACCCTCACCCTCCCGGTCCGCCACCTCGCCGCCGACGTGGGCGCCACCCCCGTGGTGTTCGAGTCCCCGACCCTGCCCGATCCGCTCACCGTCCACCTCACCGAACCGCTCACCGCCCGCCCCGAACGCGTCACCATCCACGACATCGGCCGCCACGAATGGCGCACCGAGCTCTCCCCCGCCACCGACGGCACCCGCACCCACCCCGACGGCCTCGTCCGCGACGAACACACCGTCACCGCCTACCGCGTCCTCACCGACACCCCGCTCAGCGCCCAGGCCCGCACCGACCACACCACGCGCCTCGAACGCCCGGACATCGGCTGGGACGTCAGCGTTCAGACCCGCACCCAACTCCGCTGCGACGCCACCCACTTCATCAGCATCGTCCAACTCCGCGCCCTGGAGGCGGGGTCGGTGGTGTTCACGAGGGAATGGCAGCACCGCGTGCCACGCAACGGCTGACGTGGCGCCGCCGACTGGCCGCTCGCCCCGCCAGGCCTTTCCCTTTCTCAAAGTCAACCTAATATATTTGCCCATTTCTCATAGGTTGCTTTATAAATGGCGCCATGAAGACCCTGGGACTGATCGGCGGCATGAGCTGGGAATCCACCGCCGAGTACTACCGCCTCCTCAACGAGCTCACCCGCGACCGCCTCGGCGGCCTGCACTCGGCCCAACTCGTGCTCTACTCCGTCGACTTCGCCGCCATCGAACGCCTCCAGGCCGAGGGGCGCTGGGACGAGGCCGGCGAGATCCTGGCCGCTGCGGCGCGCTCCCTGGAGGCCGCCGGCGCCGACCTGCTGCTGCTCTGCACCAACACCATGCACAAGGTCGCCGACCAGATCGCCGCAGCCGTCTCCATCCCCCTCCTGCACCTCGCCGACGCCACGGCGAGCGCCGTCCGCACGGCGGGGCTGCGGCGGGTCGGCCTGCTCGGGACGGCGTTCACGATGGAACAGGACTTCTACCGGGGCCGGTTGGCATCGGGCGGCCTGGAGGTCGTCGTCCCCGACCCGGAGAGCCGCGCGCTGGTGCACCGGGTGATCTACGAGGAACTGTGCGTCGGCGTGGTCCGCGAGGAGTCCCGGGCGGCCTACCGCCGGGTGATCGACGACCTGGTGGCCACGGGCGCGGAGGGCGTCATCCTCGGCTGCACGGAGATCGAACTGCTCATCCACCCCGAGCACAGCCCCGTCCCCGTCTTCCCCACCGCCCGCCTCCACGCGGAAGCCGCCATCGACGCGGCCCTCGCGCCGTAACGTCCGGTCTCGTCCGCATGAGCGGCTGAGACGCGGGCCCGGGTTCAGGCCGCAGGAAGAGGCGTCAAGAAGATCCAGACGTGCCCGAACGGGTCCCGCAGCATCGACTGGCGGGCGCCGTAGGGCATGTCGGCGGGTGGGGAGAGAAGTTGGGCGCCGGCGGTCACGGCCTGGACGGTGAGCGCGTCGACGTCGGGCACGTACACGTGCAGGGCGACGGATGCTCCGGCGGCGGCAGCGGGTGGGGCGAACGGGTCGAGGTGGGCGTCGCTGAGCATCAGGGTGGCGCCGTGGATGACGATCTCTGCGTGGACGATCCGGCCGCCGTCGTCTCCGTCACCGCCGTCGCGGTCGCCGTCACCGTCGCCTGCGAGCCGGAACAGTTCGGACGCGTCGAAGGCGGCCTGGTAGAAGCGGATCGCCTCGGCGGCCCCGTCGACGAAGATGTGCGGGATGACGGTGCGCTTGTGGTGCTCGGGAATCTCCATGCCCTTCACGGTAGGCAGAGATGATCACCCGCACATCGGGCGAGAGACCTGCCCAGCCTAGGTCCAGGGATGCACGACTCCGGCCGCAGAGCGCGAGATTGACGCGATGGGACACCCTGACCTCAAGCCGTACTGGAACACCAACGTCGCCCGCCACCCCGGCATCCTCCGCACCGTCCCCGCCGCGTGCCGGCGGGCACTGGACGTCGGCTGCGGGGACGGGCTGCTGGCGTGGAAGCTCGCGGACCGGGCACAGCACGTCCTCGGAGTCGACAAATCGCCGGAGATGATCGCCGCCGCTCGGGAGCGCGCCGCCGGCCGCACCGACCTCGCCTTCGCCACCGGAGACTTCCTCGCCCTCGAACTTCCGGACGCCGACTACGACTTCATCTGCTCGGTGACCACGATCCAATGCTGGCGAGCGCGCGCACGAAGCCCCTCGTCGCCGACGACGATCCCCCTCCCCCTGGCGGGGGATCTCCGGGCCCACGCCACCGGTCCCGCATAGGAAGTCGGCCTGGCCGACTTCCTGTGCAGGCGGGCGTGCCGCCCGGTGGGTCTGGCCCAAGTTCCAGGAGATCACGGCAGAGGCACTGCCTGTCGGCTCCTCGCTCGATTTCATCACCGGCGGCATGGGAGTACCCGGCAGGCTTGGCCTGCCGGGTCTTTCTCCCCCCGGACTCCCCCCGGACTTCGAGAGTAGCCAAACTCGCCCGCTGCGCACGGAAGTTGAGCGAAGCTTGAGGTTCAGGCCTCGATGAAGCCAAGGCGGCGGTTGAGGGTGATGACCGAGGTGTTGGCGGGGTGGTGGATGGTCCGCACCCAGCGGGCGCCGGCGGTGCGCGCGTAGTCGATGGCCAGGAGCTTCATCGCCATCGAGGTGCCCCTCCCCCGGTGGCTTCGCAGGACGCCGGTCATCTCGCTCCAGGCCTCCCCGCCGCCCGGCCTCGACGTCGCCGCCATCCCGATCCATGCGCCCTCGTCCAGGGCCAGGATGACGCCGTGCGGGTCATAGGCGGGCGGTCGGAGGCGGCAAATGCGGTACCCCTCGTAGGTGTGGAACTCGCCGCGCTCGGGGATGTCCGCCGAGCATGTTCGGTTCAACTCGTTCACCGCGGCCGTCCCGACCTGCCCCAACACGCGCGACCGCCACGCCTCCGGCAGGGACGACGCGATCTCGGTGACGTTGATCGGGCTCATGGCATGCCTCCCAGCGGTGCGCCCAATCCCGGGGCGTCCGCGTGTCGCGTTCAGTGGATGACCAGGACGCTACGCGAGTCGGGCAGCCTGTTGGTCGACCGTTCGGTAAAACCTGTCCGAGCGGGCCTTCACGTATGCTCCGCGCATGACGAACGGGGCGGACGGGGTGGACGCGAGGGCACTGTACGAGGCGCTGCTGGACTACGAGGGCGCGGAGCCGTACACGGCGGTTGTCGCACCGTGGCTCGACCGGGCCCTACCCGAGGGGTACCACAAGCGGCTGACCACGGCCGCCTGGCATCGGGAGTGGTGGGAGGGGCCTGACAGGATCGAACTCCACTGGGAGCTCTACGCGTTGAGTCGGGTCAGCGACTACCTCCTCTACCTCATGCCTGACGGATTCTCGGCCCAGGAGTACCTCCGCCTCTTCACCGCCCTCGGCATGACTCCCGTCGAGGACAGCGAGGCAGCCTTCGACCCGTTCCACCACGAGATCGCCGAGGTCGAGCAGACCGAGGATCCGCAGCAGCCGATCCGGCTCACCGACGTCCGCTGGCCGGGCCTGATGCTCGGCGAGCTGCTGTTCAGCCGGGCCGGCGTCCGAGTGAGCGCCGGCGCCCACCACGCCCAGCGCGGCATCGCCGACGCCTCACCGCTGTACTGGACGTTCCGCCGCCGGAACCGCCCGACCGTCGACCGCTCGCACGGCTGGGGCAGCAACTCCCAATGGCGAACGGAACTCCGCCTCGACTACCGGACGGCCACCGGCGATCACCTCAACGTCGCGGGGGACGGCGCCATCGACGGCCGTCCCGACCTGCACCCGGACCACCCCGAGAACCTCGGCCCCGACGAACGCCTGCTCACCCCCACCGAGCGCCGCGAACTGCTCCGCCACCGCAGCCTGCTCCGCAC
The nucleotide sequence above comes from Streptomyces kaniharaensis. Encoded proteins:
- a CDS encoding CocE/NonD family hydrolase; this translates as MPSYPFHTTREDVRIPLPDGTELSARLWRPVSDEPVPALLEYSAGRHTDWTAADDARRHPWYAGHGYAAVRVDTRGHGNSDGLPAAPGSEPELADGAAVLAWLAARYWCSGRIGLLGVGAAGPTALQLAALAPDTVRAVVTACPEGGHHLGGAVLAADLHTRLTAHVAGAARPPDPRYVGDAWRARWLARLESLEPPVEAWLAAGDTTVPVSVPTLAIAGWGDPSCSFVLRLLATSETARALLGPWPHGLPEDTLPETLRWWDHWLRDIDTGVLKEPALRSWISTRWAGDEVWPSPDVRDIHYGLDGPLQTAGTAAGDRYVHVRSPQHTGLNAGAFVPLGRPADQPPDQREEDGRSVCFDSQPLPEPVELLGIPSVRLRLREEGPAALVVARLCAVGPDGTSALVTRGVLAASNTPDVTVELAACAFTVPAGHRLRLALSSVYWPWVWPAADTAGYALDPSHSTLTLPVRHLAADVGATPVVFESPTLPDPLTVHLTEPLTARPERVTIHDIGRHEWRTELSPATDGTRTHPDGLVRDEHTVTAYRVLTDTPLSAQARTDHTTRLERPDIGWDVSVQTRTQLRCDATHFISIVQLRALEAGSVVFTREWQHRVPRNG
- a CDS encoding aspartate/glutamate racemase family protein yields the protein MKTLGLIGGMSWESTAEYYRLLNELTRDRLGGLHSAQLVLYSVDFAAIERLQAEGRWDEAGEILAAAARSLEAAGADLLLLCTNTMHKVADQIAAAVSIPLLHLADATASAVRTAGLRRVGLLGTAFTMEQDFYRGRLASGGLEVVVPDPESRALVHRVIYEELCVGVVREESRAAYRRVIDDLVATGAEGVILGCTEIELLIHPEHSPVPVFPTARLHAEAAIDAALAP
- a CDS encoding VOC family protein, encoding MEIPEHHKRTVIPHIFVDGAAEAIRFYQAAFDASELFRLAGDGDGDRDGGDGDDGGRIVHAEIVIHGATLMLSDAHLDPFAPPAAAAGASVALHVYVPDVDALTVQAVTAGAQLLSPPADMPYGARQSMLRDPFGHVWIFLTPLPAA
- a CDS encoding class I SAM-dependent methyltransferase, translated to MGHPDLKPYWNTNVARHPGILRTVPAACRRALDVGCGDGLLAWKLADRAQHVLGVDKSPEMIAAARERAAGRTDLAFATGDFLALELPDADYDFICSVTTIQCWRARARSPSSPTTIPLPLAGDLRAHATGPA
- a CDS encoding GNAT family N-acetyltransferase, which encodes MSPINVTEIASSLPEAWRSRVLGQVGTAAVNELNRTCSADIPERGEFHTYEGYRICRLRPPAYDPHGVILALDEGAWIGMAATSRPGGGEAWSEMTGVLRSHRGRGTSMAMKLLAIDYARTAGARWVRTIHHPANTSVITLNRRLGFIEA